CTCCGCTTTCACTGGAAAATCGTTCATCGCAGGTGAAATGATCCTGCCTGGCACACCGCGCACAGACCGGGGCGCCTCCGCTTTCACACCCCCTGCGCCCCCGTGGGGCGCAGCCCCAGCACACCCAGTTGTCGGCCGGGCGAGCCCGCGCGGTGAGAGAAGAAGGGCGAGTTCCCGCAGCGCGTGCAGAGGCTCGAGCTCGTCACCTGTGCTCCGGGTATGCCCAGTGCCGCCGCCCGCCCGGCGAGCAGCGCCCGCAGGTCCACGGGCCCGGGCGCGGGCCGCCGCTCGAGCCCCAGCGCCGCGTGCACTTCCGCTCCCACCTCGTAGCAGGCACCGCAGATCGCCGGCCCCAGGTGCAGGTGCAGGTCAGCCCGGCGGGAGCCCGCGGCACCGGCAAGCCGCGCTACACCGGCCTCGAGTACCCCAGCAGCAATGCCGCGCCAGCCGCCGTGCAGCAGCGCCACGGCACGCTGCTCCGCGTCAACCAGAGAGATGGGGACGCAGTCCGCC
This sequence is a window from Gemmatimonadota bacterium. Protein-coding genes within it:
- a CDS encoding polyphenol oxidase family protein, with amino-acid sequence MRGAVAPALRARPVREERAAAPLPLFLHAEWARRFPWLVQGTTARGAEQEPFDLRWFGEVPAATVWARWTRLRQATGCPRAVHALQVHGAEVLVHGAGPPGVFLAEGADGHVTRDAGVLLTVSVADCVPISLVDAEQRAVALLHGGWRGIAAGVLEAGVARLAGAAGSRRADLHLHLGPAICGACYEVGAEVHAALGLERRPAPGPVDLRALLAGRAAALGIPGAQVTSSSLCTRCGNSPFFSHRAGSPGRQLGVLGLRPTGAQGV